A stretch of the Notamacropus eugenii isolate mMacEug1 chromosome 2, mMacEug1.pri_v2, whole genome shotgun sequence genome encodes the following:
- the BAK1 gene encoding bcl-2 homologous antagonist/killer isoform X2: MASRQVSRVRAPSSTAEEQVAQQTEDVFRSYVYYRHQQEQETEGEAAPADPEMDTLPHELSSTAEQVGRQLAVIGDDISRRYESEMNDMLLRLQPTAENAYKYFTMIASRLFESGINWGRVVALLGFGYRLALHVYQRGLTGFLGRVASFVADFMLQHCIARWIAQNGGWVAALDQSNNSILYVMTVLAVVLLGRFIIRRFFQP, from the exons ATGGCTTCTAGGCAGGTGAGCCGGGTTCGAGCTCCCTCATCTACTGCAG AGGAACAGGTGGCCCAACAGACTGAAGATGTTTTCCGAAGCTATGTCTACTACCGCCATCAAcaagagcaggaaactgagggagaagcTGCCCCTGCAGACCCAGAGATGGACACTCTGCCCCATGAGCTCAGCAG CACTGCTGAACAGGTTGGCCGACAGCTAGCCGTCATAGGGGATGACATCAGCCGTAGGTATGAGTCAGAAATGAATGATATGCTACTGCGTTTGCAGCCCACCGCAGAAAATGCCTACAAGTACTTCACTATGATCGCCTCCAG ACTATTTGAGAGCGGCATCAACTGGGGCCGAGTGGTGGCGTTGCTGGGCTTTGGCTACCGCTTGGCCCTACATGTTTATCAGAGGGGCCTGACTGGCTTCCTGGGACGCGTGGCTAGCTTTGTAGCCGACTTTATGCTACAACACTGCATCGCTCGATGGATTGCCCAGAATGGGGGCTGG GTGGCAGCCCTGGACCAGTCCAACAACTCCATTTTGTACGTGATGACAGTCTTGGCTGTGGTTCTCTTGGGTCGATTTATTATCCGAAGATTCTTCCAACCCTGA
- the LOC140525953 gene encoding gametogenetin-binding protein 1-like isoform X4 encodes MELPAPATPSSSRSSVLRFFRSLVGGKSSHQDPEQALVLGRGREQDVIPLMGTEDALGPGQEEMVFQAKMSHALYLPGPKGSYHQMDTGGLGMGDSGVHAPSELQEDGVQGPEGKLALAVAGQDLPTDQREKEEDDETEEASGDMRTVGRGHFAQAMCGDDESLPMAMGSLEISPEAFTAEEEKECLLQKDLRLSSAKAEGTPWNRLLNMYKQLRKPATAKESLAHQENEEDVEVEEQEEREKEEDSSFSLSVHGFATIQSPLHKTFKSTDTVAPAPGRDG; translated from the exons ATGGAGCTCCCAGCCCCAGCAACTCCCAGCTCCAGTCGCTCCTCAGTGCTTCGTTTCTTCCGGAGCCTAGTAGGGGGTAAAAGCAGTCACCAGGACCCTGAACAAGCTCTGGTCTTGGGCAGGGGCCGGGAACAGGATGTTATCCCACTAATGGGCACAGAAGATGCCTTGGGGCCTGGCCAGGAAGAGATGGTCTTTCAGGCCAAGATGTCTCATGCCCTCTACCTGCCAGGACCCAAAGGATCTTATCACCAGATGGACACAGGAGGGCTGGGGATGGGGGACTCTGGTGTCCATGCCCCATCTGAGCTCCAAGAGGATGGAGTCCAGGGCCCTGAGGGGAAGCTGGCACTGGCAGTTGCAGGACAGGACCTACCCACTGACCAAcgggaaaaagaggaagatgatgaaactgaagaagCCTCAGGAGATATGAGGACTGTGGGCAG GGGGCATTTTGCCCAAGCCATGTGCGGGGATGATGAAAGCCTCCCCATGGCCATGGGGTCCTTGGAGATCAGCCCAGAAGCCTTCAcagcagaggaggagaaggagtgtCTACTCCAGA AAGACCTTAGACTGAGCTCAGCAAAAGCTGAGGGAACCCCATGGAATCGACTTCTCAACATGTACAAGCAGCTTCGGAAGCCAGCAACAGCTAAG GAAAGTCTGGCCCATCAGGAAAATGAGGAGGATGTAGAAGTAGAGGagcaagaagaaagggagaaagaagaggacagcTCTTTCAGTCTCAGCGTCCATGGTTTTGCTACTATTCAGTCTCCCTTACACAAGACTTTCAAATCTACTGACACAGTGG
- the BAK1 gene encoding bcl-2 homologous antagonist/killer isoform X3, producing MGRPRRSRGETRFFFTEATESPGWHHHSYMASRQVSRVRAPSSTAEEQVAQQTEDVFRSYVYYRHQQEQETEGEAAPADPEMDTLPHELSSTAEQVGRQLAVIGDDISRRYESEMNDMLLRLQPTAENAYKYFTMIASRLFESGINWGRVVALLGFGYRLALHVYQRGLTGFLGRVASFVADFMLQHCIARWIAQNGGWVAALDQSNNSILYVMTVLAVVLLGRFIIRRFFQP from the exons ATGGGGAGGCCAAGAAGAAGCAGGGGAGAAACGAGGTTCTTTTtcacagaagccacagaaagtcCAG GCTGGCATCATCATTCATACATGGCTTCTAGGCAGGTGAGCCGGGTTCGAGCTCCCTCATCTACTGCAG AGGAACAGGTGGCCCAACAGACTGAAGATGTTTTCCGAAGCTATGTCTACTACCGCCATCAAcaagagcaggaaactgagggagaagcTGCCCCTGCAGACCCAGAGATGGACACTCTGCCCCATGAGCTCAGCAG CACTGCTGAACAGGTTGGCCGACAGCTAGCCGTCATAGGGGATGACATCAGCCGTAGGTATGAGTCAGAAATGAATGATATGCTACTGCGTTTGCAGCCCACCGCAGAAAATGCCTACAAGTACTTCACTATGATCGCCTCCAG ACTATTTGAGAGCGGCATCAACTGGGGCCGAGTGGTGGCGTTGCTGGGCTTTGGCTACCGCTTGGCCCTACATGTTTATCAGAGGGGCCTGACTGGCTTCCTGGGACGCGTGGCTAGCTTTGTAGCCGACTTTATGCTACAACACTGCATCGCTCGATGGATTGCCCAGAATGGGGGCTGG GTGGCAGCCCTGGACCAGTCCAACAACTCCATTTTGTACGTGATGACAGTCTTGGCTGTGGTTCTCTTGGGTCGATTTATTATCCGAAGATTCTTCCAACCCTGA
- the BAK1 gene encoding bcl-2 homologous antagonist/killer isoform X1, with product MTTCWHHHSYMASRQVSRVRAPSSTAEEQVAQQTEDVFRSYVYYRHQQEQETEGEAAPADPEMDTLPHELSSTAEQVGRQLAVIGDDISRRYESEMNDMLLRLQPTAENAYKYFTMIASRLFESGINWGRVVALLGFGYRLALHVYQRGLTGFLGRVASFVADFMLQHCIARWIAQNGGWVAALDQSNNSILYVMTVLAVVLLGRFIIRRFFQP from the exons ATGACCACTT GCTGGCATCATCATTCATACATGGCTTCTAGGCAGGTGAGCCGGGTTCGAGCTCCCTCATCTACTGCAG AGGAACAGGTGGCCCAACAGACTGAAGATGTTTTCCGAAGCTATGTCTACTACCGCCATCAAcaagagcaggaaactgagggagaagcTGCCCCTGCAGACCCAGAGATGGACACTCTGCCCCATGAGCTCAGCAG CACTGCTGAACAGGTTGGCCGACAGCTAGCCGTCATAGGGGATGACATCAGCCGTAGGTATGAGTCAGAAATGAATGATATGCTACTGCGTTTGCAGCCCACCGCAGAAAATGCCTACAAGTACTTCACTATGATCGCCTCCAG ACTATTTGAGAGCGGCATCAACTGGGGCCGAGTGGTGGCGTTGCTGGGCTTTGGCTACCGCTTGGCCCTACATGTTTATCAGAGGGGCCTGACTGGCTTCCTGGGACGCGTGGCTAGCTTTGTAGCCGACTTTATGCTACAACACTGCATCGCTCGATGGATTGCCCAGAATGGGGGCTGG GTGGCAGCCCTGGACCAGTCCAACAACTCCATTTTGTACGTGATGACAGTCTTGGCTGTGGTTCTCTTGGGTCGATTTATTATCCGAAGATTCTTCCAACCCTGA
- the BAK1 gene encoding bcl-2 homologous antagonist/killer isoform X4, with translation MLGFLGRVRFAPEKASCWHHHSYMASRQVSRVRAPSSTAEEQVAQQTEDVFRSYVYYRHQQEQETEGEAAPADPEMDTLPHELSSTAEQVGRQLAVIGDDISRRYESEMNDMLLRLQPTAENAYKYFTMIASRLFESGINWGRVVALLGFGYRLALHVYQRGLTGFLGRVASFVADFMLQHCIARWIAQNGGWVAALDQSNNSILYVMTVLAVVLLGRFIIRRFFQP, from the exons ATGCTTGGATTCCTTGGACGAGTGAGGTTCGCCCCCGAGAAAGCTTCCT GCTGGCATCATCATTCATACATGGCTTCTAGGCAGGTGAGCCGGGTTCGAGCTCCCTCATCTACTGCAG AGGAACAGGTGGCCCAACAGACTGAAGATGTTTTCCGAAGCTATGTCTACTACCGCCATCAAcaagagcaggaaactgagggagaagcTGCCCCTGCAGACCCAGAGATGGACACTCTGCCCCATGAGCTCAGCAG CACTGCTGAACAGGTTGGCCGACAGCTAGCCGTCATAGGGGATGACATCAGCCGTAGGTATGAGTCAGAAATGAATGATATGCTACTGCGTTTGCAGCCCACCGCAGAAAATGCCTACAAGTACTTCACTATGATCGCCTCCAG ACTATTTGAGAGCGGCATCAACTGGGGCCGAGTGGTGGCGTTGCTGGGCTTTGGCTACCGCTTGGCCCTACATGTTTATCAGAGGGGCCTGACTGGCTTCCTGGGACGCGTGGCTAGCTTTGTAGCCGACTTTATGCTACAACACTGCATCGCTCGATGGATTGCCCAGAATGGGGGCTGG GTGGCAGCCCTGGACCAGTCCAACAACTCCATTTTGTACGTGATGACAGTCTTGGCTGTGGTTCTCTTGGGTCGATTTATTATCCGAAGATTCTTCCAACCCTGA